One genomic region from Ornithinimicrobium flavum encodes:
- a CDS encoding efflux RND transporter permease subunit, with translation MVATFNSLVQPLILLVSVPFAATGSIAALLLTGKALDVTALIGFLMLIGVVVTNAIVLIDLVNQYRARGLPRSEALYEGARHRLRPIVMTAAATILALLPMAVALTGGSAFISQPLAIVVIGGLLSSTLLTLLLVPVLYELVERGTARLSRGRAG, from the coding sequence ATGGTCGCGACCTTCAACTCGCTGGTCCAGCCGCTCATCCTGCTGGTCTCCGTGCCGTTCGCGGCCACCGGGTCCATCGCGGCGCTGCTGCTGACCGGGAAGGCTCTGGACGTCACCGCCCTCATCGGTTTCCTCATGCTCATCGGGGTCGTCGTCACCAACGCGATCGTCCTCATCGACCTGGTGAACCAGTACCGCGCCCGGGGGCTCCCCCGGTCCGAGGCGCTCTACGAGGGGGCCCGCCACCGGCTCCGCCCGATCGTCATGACCGCGGCGGCCACCATCCTGGCCCTGCTGCCGATGGCGGTCGCGCTCACGGGGGGCAGCGCCTTCATCTCCCAGCCGCTGGCGATCGTCGTCATCGGCGGGCTGCTGTCCTCCACCCTGCTGACGCTGCTGCTCGTCCCCGTCCTCTACGAGCTGGTCGAGCGCGGCACGGCCCGGCTGAGCCGGGGCCGCGCCGGCTGA
- a CDS encoding glucose-6-phosphate dehydrogenase codes for MTDSSTTLLILGASGDLTRRLLLPGLGTLLREEPGRRVRVVGADRNELAPDAWRQRVCDALGEADLDRERVERLVSDTSYVRADALDREQMRELLGTCGERLVIYFALPPAVTVQVCALLEDIGVPRGTRLALEKPFGSDLATAQELNAQLLRVVPETDIFRIDHFLGVNTILNIVGIRFANRVLQPIWSHEHIERVEITYDETLALEGRAGYYDKAALLLDMIQSHLLEILAFFAMEAPATMDAEEVRSLKAQALRATQPWQRDPVIASRRARYTGGRIGERDVPDYVAEEGVDPERETETLAQLTVQLENARWAGVPFVLRSGKAIGKDNKQVEVFFREPPHIPDGFRPPSGPDRLILQIKPGAVALDLSMNAEGDPFELEQKELVATLGQPRMLPYGEVLGAILDGDPLMTIRGDEAEELWRIVEPVLAAWRQGKVPMDEYAAGSAGPAGW; via the coding sequence ATGACCGACTCGTCCACGACCCTGCTCATCCTGGGTGCCTCCGGTGACCTCACCCGGCGGCTGCTGCTGCCCGGCCTCGGCACCCTGCTGCGCGAGGAGCCCGGGCGCCGGGTCCGCGTGGTCGGGGCGGACCGCAACGAGCTGGCCCCGGACGCCTGGCGGCAGCGCGTGTGCGACGCCCTCGGCGAGGCCGACCTGGACCGGGAGCGCGTCGAGCGGCTGGTGTCGGACACCAGCTACGTCCGGGCGGACGCGCTGGACCGGGAGCAGATGCGCGAGCTGCTCGGGACCTGCGGCGAGCGGCTGGTCATCTACTTCGCCCTCCCGCCGGCGGTGACGGTGCAGGTGTGCGCCCTGCTGGAGGACATCGGGGTGCCCCGCGGCACGCGGCTGGCGCTGGAGAAGCCCTTCGGCAGCGACCTGGCGACGGCCCAGGAGCTCAACGCCCAGCTGCTGCGGGTGGTGCCCGAGACCGACATCTTCCGGATCGACCACTTCCTGGGGGTCAACACGATCCTCAACATCGTCGGCATCCGCTTCGCCAACCGGGTCCTGCAGCCCATCTGGTCCCACGAGCACATCGAGCGCGTCGAGATCACCTACGACGAGACCCTGGCACTGGAGGGACGGGCGGGCTACTACGACAAGGCCGCGCTGCTGCTGGACATGATCCAGTCCCACCTGCTGGAGATCCTGGCGTTCTTCGCCATGGAGGCCCCGGCGACGATGGACGCGGAGGAGGTGCGCTCGCTCAAGGCCCAGGCGCTGCGGGCCACGCAGCCGTGGCAGCGGGACCCGGTCATCGCCTCCCGCCGCGCCCGCTACACCGGTGGCCGGATCGGGGAGCGCGACGTGCCCGACTACGTGGCGGAGGAAGGGGTGGACCCCGAGCGCGAGACCGAGACCCTGGCCCAGCTCACGGTGCAGCTGGAGAACGCCCGGTGGGCCGGTGTCCCCTTCGTCCTGCGGTCCGGCAAGGCGATCGGGAAGGACAACAAGCAGGTGGAGGTCTTCTTCCGGGAGCCGCCGCACATCCCGGACGGCTTCCGCCCGCCCTCCGGCCCGGACCGCCTCATCCTGCAGATCAAGCCAGGCGCCGTCGCGCTGGACCTGTCGATGAACGCCGAGGGGGACCCCTTCGAGCTGGAGCAGAAGGAGCTGGTCGCGACCCTCGGCCAGCCGCGGATGCTGCCCTACGGCGAGGTGCTGGGCGCCATCCTCGACGGTGACCCACTCATGACCATCCGCGGTGACGAGGCGGAGGAGCTGTGGCGCATCGTGGAGCCGGTGCTCGCGGCGTGGCGCCAGGGCAAGGTGCCGATGGACGAGTATGCCGCGGGCTCCGCAGGCCCCGCCGGCTGGTGA
- a CDS encoding DedA family protein, producing MSAAPSWGPGDIALGLFLFLFVGAMARGQAIYWLARVVTDRVMATGEPGPGWRRRVHRWLHSDGVAQGRRSLARWGWPLVPFAYLTVGFQSMVMAAAGMVRMPVLTYTLAQVPGSIAWAVIYSTVGFAFWGAFFAALQGNPVWLLLLLAGIGLVVVALRAARRRRA from the coding sequence GTGAGCGCCGCACCGTCCTGGGGCCCGGGAGACATCGCCCTGGGCCTGTTCCTCTTCCTCTTCGTCGGGGCGATGGCCCGTGGACAGGCGATCTACTGGCTGGCCCGGGTGGTCACCGACCGGGTCATGGCGACCGGGGAGCCCGGCCCCGGGTGGCGCCGACGGGTCCACCGCTGGCTGCACAGCGACGGCGTCGCCCAGGGTCGGCGGTCCCTGGCCCGCTGGGGCTGGCCGCTGGTGCCGTTCGCGTACCTCACGGTGGGGTTCCAGTCGATGGTGATGGCCGCGGCCGGGATGGTCCGGATGCCGGTGCTCACCTACACGCTCGCCCAGGTCCCGGGCTCGATCGCGTGGGCGGTCATCTACAGCACGGTCGGCTTCGCCTTCTGGGGCGCGTTCTTCGCGGCGCTGCAGGGCAACCCGGTGTGGCTGCTGCTCCTCCTGGCCGGGATCGGGCTCGTCGTCGTCGCGCTCCGCGCCGCCCGCCGCCGCCGGGCCTGA
- a CDS encoding MFS transporter, which yields MSTTLTPRARALAFAALVLGGVGIGVTEFVTMGLLPQIADGLGVSVPRAADTISAYALGVVVGSPLVALGAARAPKRTVLVVLMVVFALGNAAAALAPDHPSLVLARFVSGLPHGGFFGLAALIAVALAPPGQGGRAVGTVMLGIPLAMVAGVPLGTWAGQVLGWRVAYWAVAAIGVLTAVLVLRWVPWRPGDRAHSWRTEVGAFANLQFWLTMLVGAVGFGGMFAMYSYIAPTLTEVTGLDQAWVPVYLLVYGLVSIVGTWLGGRLGDWSVLRTLVIMGLGSAAALLAFVWASLEPVPAVLAVAVVGLCSSAWVVALQLRLMAVAGAARTLGAAMNHSALNLANALGAWVGGLVITAGYGYRAPALVGAGLSLGGLLVLGVSLLVRHRGRGTPARAV from the coding sequence ATGTCCACCACCCTCACCCCCCGGGCCCGCGCCCTCGCCTTCGCCGCGCTCGTCCTGGGTGGGGTGGGGATCGGCGTCACCGAGTTCGTCACGATGGGCCTGCTGCCCCAGATCGCGGACGGGCTCGGCGTCTCCGTGCCCCGGGCCGCCGACACCATCTCCGCCTACGCGCTCGGCGTCGTCGTGGGCTCCCCGCTGGTCGCGCTGGGCGCGGCCCGGGCCCCGAAGCGGACCGTCCTCGTGGTGCTCATGGTGGTCTTCGCCCTGGGCAACGCCGCCGCCGCGCTCGCCCCCGACCACCCGAGCCTGGTCCTGGCGCGCTTCGTGTCCGGACTGCCGCACGGCGGGTTCTTCGGGCTGGCGGCCCTCATCGCGGTGGCCCTGGCCCCGCCCGGCCAGGGCGGGCGCGCCGTGGGCACCGTCATGCTCGGTATCCCGCTCGCCATGGTCGCGGGTGTGCCGCTGGGCACCTGGGCGGGGCAGGTGCTGGGCTGGCGGGTCGCCTACTGGGCGGTCGCCGCGATCGGGGTGCTGACCGCCGTCCTGGTCCTGCGCTGGGTGCCGTGGCGTCCGGGGGACCGCGCGCACTCGTGGCGGACCGAGGTCGGGGCCTTCGCCAACCTGCAGTTCTGGCTCACCATGCTCGTCGGTGCGGTGGGCTTCGGCGGGATGTTCGCGATGTACTCCTACATCGCCCCCACCCTCACCGAGGTCACCGGGCTCGACCAGGCATGGGTGCCGGTCTACCTGCTGGTCTACGGGCTCGTCTCCATCGTCGGCACCTGGCTGGGCGGGCGGCTGGGGGACTGGTCGGTGCTGCGCACCCTGGTGATCATGGGGCTCGGCTCCGCGGCGGCCCTGCTCGCCTTCGTCTGGGCGTCCCTGGAGCCGGTGCCGGCCGTGCTCGCCGTGGCGGTCGTGGGCCTGTGCAGCTCCGCCTGGGTGGTGGCGCTGCAGCTGCGCCTCATGGCGGTCGCGGGGGCGGCCCGCACGCTTGGGGCCGCGATGAACCACTCCGCCCTCAACCTCGCCAACGCCCTGGGGGCCTGGGTGGGGGGCCTGGTCATCACCGCGGGGTACGGCTACCGCGCGCCCGCCCTGGTCGGTGCGGGCCTCTCCCTGGGCGGACTCCTCGTCCTCGGGGTCTCGCTGCTCGTGCGGCACCGTGGCCGGGGCACCCCGGCGCGAGCGGTATGA
- a CDS encoding class F sortase codes for MTRGPRLLVPTGLLVATLGVSTLTVQAVGALEGTSGRPVTADGLDAPSWVSVEAAGLDREPISPEGLTPQGTIDPEPGDAIWHVGSGRVVPGQVGTAVIAGPVVYDDEPDVFYDLPEVTEGDLVTVGYGNGETREFVITQTQQMSKEGLQRAPAVWGNQKDVARIALITCDDSLGFRSDGHSRANFVAIAEERTG; via the coding sequence ATGACCCGAGGTCCCCGCCTCCTCGTCCCGACCGGACTGCTCGTCGCGACGCTCGGCGTGAGCACGCTGACGGTGCAGGCCGTCGGGGCGTTGGAGGGGACCTCGGGTCGACCGGTCACCGCCGACGGTCTCGACGCACCCAGCTGGGTCAGCGTCGAGGCCGCCGGTCTGGACCGGGAGCCGATCAGCCCGGAGGGCCTGACGCCGCAGGGCACGATCGACCCCGAGCCCGGCGACGCCATCTGGCACGTGGGGTCCGGGCGGGTGGTCCCCGGCCAGGTCGGCACGGCCGTGATCGCCGGCCCTGTGGTCTACGACGACGAGCCCGACGTCTTCTACGACCTGCCTGAGGTCACCGAGGGTGATCTCGTCACCGTCGGCTACGGCAACGGTGAGACGCGGGAGTTCGTCATCACCCAGACCCAGCAGATGTCCAAGGAGGGCCTGCAGCGCGCGCCGGCCGTGTGGGGCAACCAGAAGGACGTGGCCCGAATCGCGCTCATCACCTGCGACGACTCCCTCGGCTTCCGGTCCGACGGGCACAGCCGGGCCAACTTCGTCGCGATCGCCGAGGAGCGCACGGGGTAG
- a CDS encoding PT domain-containing protein, whose amino-acid sequence MMLCQGGDGGTEPTEEPTEEPTEEPTEEPTEEPTEEPTDGPTGTEEPTGPPVETDGRSTSGPNMALLGGAALVLAGAGATGFAMRRREGGAH is encoded by the coding sequence GTGATGCTCTGCCAGGGGGGTGACGGCGGCACCGAGCCGACGGAGGAGCCCACCGAGGAGCCCACGGAGGAGCCCACCGAGGAGCCCACCGAGGAGCCCACCGAGGAGCCGACGGACGGGCCCACGGGGACCGAGGAGCCGACCGGTCCCCCCGTGGAGACCGACGGACGCAGCACCTCCGGCCCGAACATGGCCCTCCTGGGTGGTGCGGCCCTCGTGCTCGCCGGCGCCGGAGCGACCGGTTTCGCGATGCGCCGCCGCGAGGGCGGCGCCCACTGA